The stretch of DNA TGGTCCACAAAGGCGGCCACGTCATGGTGGGTGGTGCGCTCGATCTCCAGGATGCGCTGCACATCAATTTTGGCCCGGGCCTCAATCTCCCCCGGCACCTCCGGCGGGACGAAGCCGTGCTCCGCCAAGGCCGCCAGGGCCGCCAGCTCCACCTTCAGCCAGGAGGCGAACTGGTTCTCCAGACTCCAGATGCGGGCCATGGGCTCCCGGGAATAACGGGGAATCATGTCTCACCTCACAGGAAAGGCTCCCGGGAGAGGGGGCCAGGGGTCGTGGCCCCCTGCCCCCTCTCCCGGACCCTCTCCCCCAACCCCTTATAGGGGGTGGGGAGGGGAGCTTGAGGGGAGGGCGGGGGACCTGCGGTCCCCCGGCCCTCCCCTCAAAACGCTTCATTATATCCAGACGGCCCCGAAAAGGGAGGGAGGAAAATTTGTTATTGCAACTCAGTAAAAATAGGTTAGGATTATGTCTACCGGTGCTCTATGAATATAGGCAATTCGGCAGCCGGGAGGAGATTTCGGTAAACCGGTCCTCGCTTCACCCTGGGCAGCTAAGGGGGGTGGGAGAAAACTATCCCAGCCTCCCCAGAGGGAGGGCGGGGGCAGATCTGAGCATCCGCGAGAGAATTCCATGATTCTGGCGTTCATCGGACAACCCAACTGCGGCAAGAGCACCATCTTCAACTATTACAGCGGCTACAAGGCCATCGTCTCCAATTTCCCCGGCACCACGGTGAATTACACCGTCAGCCGGGTGGTGCACGCCGGCGAGGAGCTCACCTGCGTGGACCTGCCCGGAGTCTATTCCCTGACCTCCATCGACCAGGCGGAGCTGGAGTCCCGGAACTATCTCCTAAAGGAGGAGGCGGACGTCATCGTCAACGTCATTGACGCCTCGCTTCTGTCCCGCAGCCTGGAGCTGACCCTGGAGCTCATGAGCCTGGAGCGGCCCATGGTGGTGGTCCTCAACATGATGGACGAAGCGGAGCGCAAGGGCATCTGCCTCAAGCCCACGCTGCTGTCCCACCTGTTGGGGGTGCCGGTGGTGACCACGGTGGCCTCCCAGGGCAAGGGCCTGACGGAACTCCTGGATACGGCGGTGGAGGCCGGGCGCCTGAAGATCCGGCCCGCAGCGGTCGCCTTCAGCCGGGACGTGGAGGAGGAGATCGCCGAGCTCTCCGACTCTTTGGACCCCAAACTGGCCCAGGAATTGGGCCTGCCGTGGCGCTTCTTCCTCGTCAAGCTCCTGGAGGATGATCCCCACCTCCTGGAGGAAGTGGGCCGGCGCCATCCAGAGATCATTCCGCTGGTGCGCAATCACCAGAAGATCCTGGCCGAGAGCCATGGCCGGCCGCCGGAGACGGTGATCGCCTCGGAGCGCCATGCCTTGGCGGTCAATATTTTCGAGCAGGCGGCCAAGGTGCTCCCGGCGGCAAAACCCAAGTGGCGGGACCGCCTGGATTGGGTGGCCACGCACCGCATCTGGGGCTATGGGCTGCTTGTCCTGGTGCTGGGCCTGTTCTTCCAACTGGTCTTCCGGGTGGGGCAGACGGTGGAGGGGTTTTTCCTCTCCTATCTGGAATTGTCCCAGGAATTCCTCAAAGGCGCGCTGGGCCAGACGTCTTTGGCCTACCATCTGCTGGGCGAAGGGGT from Desulfobaccales bacterium encodes:
- the feoB gene encoding ferrous iron transport protein B; the encoded protein is MILAFIGQPNCGKSTIFNYYSGYKAIVSNFPGTTVNYTVSRVVHAGEELTCVDLPGVYSLTSIDQAELESRNYLLKEEADVIVNVIDASLLSRSLELTLELMSLERPMVVVLNMMDEAERKGICLKPTLLSHLLGVPVVTTVASQGKGLTELLDTAVEAGRLKIRPAAVAFSRDVEEEIAELSDSLDPKLAQELGLPWRFFLVKLLEDDPHLLEEVGRRHPEIIPLVRNHQKILAESHGRPPETVIASERHALAVNIFEQAAKVLPAAKPKWRDRLDWVATHRIWGYGLLVLVLGLFFQLVFRVGQTVEGFFLSYLELSQEFLKGALGQTSLAYHLLGEGVLLGIFGGIGIVAPYLVPFLVGLALLEDTGYLPRVAFLMDNLMHRLGLHGKSIIPFILGYGCSVPAVMATRILESPRDRLVVALLAMLIPCSARSVIIFALVAAILGPYWALAVYLLNLVIIAILGRLSTWLVKEVSPGLLMEIPEYRLPTLKNVFHKSWRSLKDFIVVAWPILIVGSTVLSLLKFFGFYDAVNAIFSPLTRLLDLPPAVGTTLIFGIMRKELSLVMLHEALGTTQLETVLSHTQLLTFTIFVLFYIPCAATIAALMREVGWKGAAVGVVGSLILALGLALLTRGLGTLLF